The Delphinus delphis chromosome 17, mDelDel1.2, whole genome shotgun sequence genome includes the window TCCTCCCCAGAGAGTAGTCTGAGAGGGTCTTCCAGCGAGGGCGGGGGGTATTTGGCCGGAATAGAAATGTTGGAAAGCCCACACCGACTAGGAACCCTCGCTTCCATTCATGTCTTGCTTTTCCGGCCCGCGATTTTCCTTTGAACATAAGGGGCTCCATCCTGGAGGGGATACAACTCTTGCAAACAGGATCCTCCGCACTCTCCTCCAGCGCCCATAGACGCAGAACATTCCCACAGGCCATGCACCCTTTGCGAGCTGGACACCCGGGCCTCAGACATCCCTGAGAAGCCTCCGGGCTGCTCGTTTTCACCGGAAACATAGGGTCACCCCTCAGTTTAAGTCGCTCTTTGGTTTTCCGCAACTCACCTGACCCCCCGAGCTCCCCTTCCCTGGCCTCGCTGCTGCCACCTACTGTCCGACCCGAACGAAACTTCACATGTGTGATCGAGCCCAGTTTAAAGGGGGGCAAAATCTTTTCTTCGTGGTGGCTGGGGAGCAGAGCTCAGAGGGTATGagtgtgggctggggtgggaggaggggggcagCGGAAAGGTTTTTCGAGCTGGTGCCGGAGCAACCGAGCGTCAGAGGTGGGGTGGGTCTGGTCATTGTGCAACCCCTTCCAGTTCCTCCGAGCAGATAATAGCTGAATCCAGATGGTGACAGCCCGTGTGTCACCGTTTCCAGTTGAGTCTAGGATATGAGTAACCGGACTAAACAAAAGGCCCTTAAAGAGACCAGCCAGCTTCTTAGAGAAGATGCTACCCATGTCCCGAGTGAAAGTGAGGATGGGAGTTGGTGTGGGGGGGagataagtaaacaaatgaaaccCCCCCCCAGAGGATCCCGTATCCCTCCTGTGGGAATTTTAACTCAAGACCGCTTATACCTGAGTCACAGCCTCGGCAGGTTCCTTAGGGCTGTGTTGACAGTCTTGCGCTTGGAGTCATCTGTTCCTTCTGAGTAGTGACAGAGCTGTACGTTCTCCAGTATGTTCTTCCACTTGGAGGCTGCAGAGTCACCATGTCCTGTGCTCTCTCTGGTCTGCAGGAGGTCATGCATTTCCAGAGGCTGCTCCTGGAGACCCCAGGGGGACCTCTATCAGCCACTTTGCACAGCATTACCTGCCAACGAGAAAGGGCCACAGAGGGTGGGGACTTAGGAGCTTAGCTCTCTGGAGCCGGAAGGCCATACCTAGAAGACTTCTTTCAAACCATCCATATGGTAGCTCTTTGGAGATTTGCTAGCCCTAGATGCTACTGCTTTTGGGTGTTAGGAGTAGCCCAGGCTGCATCAGGTGGGGCTGCAGAGCTAACAGGGGTTGCAGGAGGTTGGGGTAAATGAATGGAGCCTCACTTTCAACCAAAGCCCAGAGATTGAGaactgcagcccagcccaggaTCTGGGAGGCAGCCTCTGCTTTTCTAGCCTCCTAAGTGATCCCCTTCTCTCTGCAGGTGTTTCCCATTAAACACTACCAGGACAGAATCCGGCCTTACATCCAGCTGCCCTCACACAGGAACATCACTGGCATTGTGGAAGTGATCCTTGGGGAAACCAAAGCCTATGTCTTCTTTGAGAGGGACTTTGGGGACATGCACTCCTACGTGCGCAGCCGGAAGAGGCTGCGGGAAGAGGAGGCTGCCCGGCTCTTCAAGCAGATCGTCTCTGCCGTTGCCCACTGCCACCAGTCAGCCATCGTGCTGGGGGACCTAAAGCTTAGGAAGTTTGTCTTCTCCACAGAGGAGAGGTGAGCGGCCTCCACAGCCTCTCCTGTGCCTTTTGACTCCAAAATGAGGGTGCAGGTCGAGCAGTTAGGTGCAGGGTGTTGGTTCAAAACAGCACCAAGGGCTCAGTTGTCCCAGAGTTAGTCTTTAGAAATCCTCTCTCCAGAGGGGCCAAAGCCAAAGTTGGTTATTCTGCACCCTTGTGGACGTGGCCTGGGGACACCTTGGTGCATCTGTGGGATGTCACGTGAGGACAGGATGCCCTCCCCGCTTCCACCCCAGGATCAGGTTTATTCCCCATCGTTGTCAGAAAGGTCAGTTCTCCTGGGGTACAAATGTCAGTCTGCCCTTCACAACATCCATTCCTAGAGGATGTCTTCAAATCCTTGTTTATAccgagtggggttttttttcttgtttttttcccccctgtttatttatttatttattgcaccTAGTAAGTATCACAGAGCTGGTCAGACTGTCGTAGTTGCAGAAACCTATCCCTTTCCTTCACACCACACTCCTATTATGAGTCAGGCTTGGCCcccaatattttctccccattctCCGGTGACTTTTTAGACGTCTTGTTTGGATGCATCTTCAGAAGATAGCCACAGTTGAATGAGAAATGGAAGCTGGCTAGAATTGGTTGCTAAATATAGATCATGGCTTACCTCATGAAGAACAAGATGAGCTCGATAAGACAATAATGTGACATTAAGATTCAGAGTTGAGGTTTCAGTTGAGAATTCAGGAAGCCACAGGAGATAAACCTTACCTGATTTTAAGAGGTGGGCCACATCCCTTGTGGAAAGATTAAAAGCAATACCATTGTAGAATTGCACAGGTGGGTGTGTGTTACTTCGTTGTAGGTATTCATGCAGGGCTCACCCCACCTGTGCTTTTTTTACCCTTGACTTCAGGTCCTATGAAAAAGTATAGGGTTGAGTTGCCAGAAAGCATGGCTTTGTGTCTGACCTTGCAAGAGTCATTGGATCATACTGATtagcaaagaaaagcaaagtgtTGGTAATGAAGAAGTTTCCAATTCCTGGAACACTCTCCTTTGATATGGTGATGTATTTTCTGAAACACACCTTACACACCTCCTTGCTTACTGTTGAAATCTGCTATTGCACAGGCGAATGTCATGTGCGTGGAGTTTGGCAACCCGAGGGTTAAGCAATGACAGGCTGACGCTATTCGTGTAACCAGCACAGGTGCAGGGTTTTAGTACTACAGCAGCCAATCAGTGGCAGACAGTGTGGGTTGAGTCATATTTTCCGTTTACAGAACCAATGGGTATTTTACATAACGCCGGGAGGGGGGAGGTCAGGCTGAGGACATACTGAAGTTAGCACATGTATACTACACTCCAGGgaacaggaaggcaggaagaagaaaaaaaaacaaaaaagaactagaCCTTTGAGAGGAAAAGGAATTGACCCAGTAGCCCGTACCAAATGTTTGCGTCTAACTTCGCAACGAGTGACTTACTGACACAGGGCTGTTTCAGAGAAGCTGGGGGGAGCATAAGTGACCACCATGTATTGGAGACTCCCCACATGGCTCTGGGCTTTGGGGGAGCCAGGAGGCTTGAGTGGCTGGATCTGAACAAGGAGGCACCTGCAGCTTCATCAGAGAGCCTTAACTAAAGATGTTTCAAACCTTAGTTGTTACCTGAAGAGATAAACCCTTACCTGAGTAAATGAGCTCAGGTATTGATGTGTCATCCtagggtgtgcgtgtgtgtgtgcgtgtgtgtgtgtgtgtgcatgtgtgtgtgtgtgcatgtgcacacatacgAGGGCGTTTTAGGGCTCCTGCATCTTTCAAATCCACCAGctgcttttctttgtcctttctgtCCAGGCTAAGCATTCTTTGCAATTAAACATCccaataaatgtaattaacattCCATGTACGTTTCCGGTCATGGCCGTCATGGCTTGGGCTCAGGTGGACAGAATCCCCTCTGTGTGTATATATCGCTGTGAACAGGAGTGCTAACAACCTGTGTGCAGTAACAGTGACCTTGGGCTCCGTGTTCTGTAATGTTCTGTAATGCCAAGCAACGGGTCCATGTAGCCCTGGCAGTCAGTGGCATGATAAGAGATAAGATCCACTTGTAGGATGCCCAGGCTCTCCCTGAAGCAGTAGGATAAACTGCTCTTCCCTGATagcttttggagaaatgtcagcaTTCCCCTGAGACAGGCTCCCACTGCTGCAATGTGAACTTTGTAAATTGTGTAACCCCTATTAGGATATGTCTTATAAGCTGTAGCATAATGAATAGTATTTGGGGCTTTGCATCATACCCTCCACCCCAGGCTCTCTCTCAATACTTTGCTAATGTGTATTGCAGTTTGTATTGGTTTGTGAAATCCTGAGTCCTCCAGGGTGATGCAAGGCACTGCTAACTGGATGAAGGGGTAACTGGCATTCCTTGGGCCTTTGCGATGAGTACTTGTGGGCGCTATTATTGGGAAGGCCTTGGTTTTCATAGTAGCTGGAAGTAATGGCTTGTTTCCTCTCTCCTACAGAACCCAGCTCAGACTGGAAAGTCTAGAAGATACACACATAATTAAGGGAGAAGATGATGCTTTGTCAGACAAACACGGCTGCCCAGCCTACGTGAGCCCCGAGATTCTCAACACCACAGGGACCTACTCCGGAAAGGCGGCGGACGTTTGGAGCCTCGGGGTGATGCTCTACACCCTTTTGGTGGGACGCTACCCCTTCCATGACTCAGACCCCAGTGCCCTTTTCTCCAAAATCCGACGTGGACAGTTCTGCATTCCTGACCACATTTCCCCCAAAGCCAGGTGCCTCATTCGCAGCCTTCTGAGACGGGAGCCTTCAGAAAGACTCACTGCTCCAGAGATCTTACTCCATCCCTGGTTCGAGTCTGTCTTGGAGCCTGGGTACGTCGACTCAGAAATAGGAACTTCCGACCAGATTGTTCCAGAGTACCAGGAGGACAGTGACATCAGTTCCTTCTTCTGCTAATCCCCAAACCTCAGAAACCTCATAATTCTCACACATGGCATTTCCATTTCTAAAGATGGACAGGCCTTTCCTGCAGAGCTGTTTCCCTTAGTGAACCTTCGCCAGCTGTCCCTGTGTCAGATATGGGGGTTCCGCATCTTTTACAGGTGGCAAGGAGTGTGGATATCCTGCAGCATGTGATCAAGTGACATGAACATTCTAAAGGGAGAGGAAATGAATCGCACAATGGCATTTTGGGCAATAACCATATTTTTAACAGGGTGACAAATAATTTGGGCCAATAAACCTGCCGTCTTCGAACTTGTCTTCGGTAGCCAGACGTTTGCTACCCTAGCTTCTCTGATCGGAAAGTTGTTTTTTCTGGTTTGGTTTAACACTCaccctttcttcatctttttggAGCAGACTGTTTCAGGGGCATAGGAGCCTGCCTGAACCACGAACCCAGAATTTCTCCTCCATTTCCTGCCAAGACCTCATTTGCACTAATGCCTTCTTTCTGACCTTGAAATGCGCCCTCCCATCCCTTCACTATAAAAGCACTTACCAGCTAACTGTGGAAAAGTATCATAAAAGATTCAAACTCCTGGCTATTTTAGAACTCTGAGCTCAGACAGAGAGACTGGAGACTTTTAACAAGAATTTGAGCACTTGGAAACCATTAGCTTTCTTGGTTCCCCTCAAATATGTTAGCATTTATCCtttacttttttccccaagaCCATCTCGGGGTGGAGCATTTTGTCTAGGAGGAGAAAGATAAGAAggctctccactccctctcccaaGAGCAAATGTTAAACATCTTAGTGCTTCAGAGAAAGTGAATTTTGGATAGTCTTAGACGGTTCTCGGACTAACTTCCAGAATTATACTTTAACCACCGCCATGGGTATGGTCTGCAGTTTTGCATGACAGGTTGTGAATATTTTGGATGTGGTGTGGTTTATGAATACATCTGCATCATCAGTATCTGGGATGAAATAGCAAGCCCCAAATCTTTAAACTTGAAAGGGACGTTAAAAGTCATCTGGCCCAACTTCTTTCGTTTCTCTGCCACCTCCCAATGCAGAAATCCGCCCCCCGACACACAGCTTCTTTCACAGGTTGGGTCTGCAACCTCTTTTTGAATGCTTCCAGAGATGGGAACTCACTACCTACAAAAGATAGAGCTTAACAAAGAAACTGCAActtgcattaaaaaaacaagtacAGATGAAATATCAGTAAATAGACAGTACTGAAATCAGGTGATTAAACGGGTAAACCAAACATACTGTATTTTGagaaatggcacaaaaacaggcagtcACTTTTAAGGGCTATGCCTAGGCAAACTACTAACATGCATTGTGAGAATACCGTGTATACCTCACGTACTGTGTACTTTGTACATATAGTGTACCTTTTATACATATGTccgatttttttgttgttgttttggctcTGACGCTTGTTCTGTTGTCTGTGTCTGTCTGAATAACCTGCGTGTCTAAGGCCACGTGAAATGTGAATGATCATTGGCAATATTACCTTGACAGAATCATGGGACTTGGAGAAGAGGGAGGACAGAAGCCTCTGTCCCACTAACGTTCTTGTGGTTGCTTGAATGTTGTATCTGTGATACATGACCCGGCTGAGGACTCTGGGCTGGCTGGGGCTTCGAAACACTAGATCCTTcctgtacatgtgtatatatgtgagaCGGCTGTTTCTGACTTgtagagaaattttaataaatctGGTTTCGTAAATGGGTGCAGTGACTTTCTTTGGAGTCCAGTCCGCCACTGCCTGGTGCACTTTCACACCGAGGCTGCAAAGGTCTCTGGCATCAGGGCCTGGGATCTcgaggaggagatggagaagtAAACAGATGATGATTATTATGTGTGACCTTTGACAGCTGAGCCCATTCACTTTTTCCATTGAAGTGAGCAAATTCATTTTGATGGGTGAAACCAATTTGGTGAATCAGGTTGGTGAGGGCTATGGGTTGAATTTAGAGTCGAGAAACATTTCGAGAGGAGCATACATAAaaaagccttgggcttccctggtggcgcagtggttgggagtccgcctgccgatgcaggggacgtgggttcgtgccccggtccgggaggatcccgcgtgccgccaagcggctaggcccgtgagccatggccgctgagcctgcgcgtccggagcctgtgctccgcaacgggagaggccacagcagtgagaggcccgcgtaccgcaaaaaaaaaaaaaaaaaaaagccttgagtTGTAAGAGTCCCTCTGACTTATGGTCCTTTTTAGTTCAGGGACCCTTGAGAATTTGATGAAAATCGTGGACACTTCTCAGAAAAATGTACATGTGTATCCAACAGAATTTTGTTGTAATTTCAGAGGTCCACATACATCCCTGAAGGCATCACAGGACTTCTGATGAGAACCAACCTCCCCCCTTACCTCCCCCATTAGACTTAATTAAAATGGCTGAGGCCCTTCCATGTTTCCTGTAAGTGTGAAAATGGAACTAAAggatggaaaactgaaagcaacattattttgaattacaaaggcagagaaagaaaggattttGATTTGATTAGGTGTATAGCCTCACTATCACATCAGAATTTATTCTATATGAAGTCAGTTAGCatccagagtgattttttttttttttttgcggtacgcgggcctctcactgctgtggcctctttcgttgcggagcacaggctccggacgcgcaggcccagcggccatggctcactggcccagccgctccgtggcatgtgggatcttcccggatcggggcacgaacccgtgtcccctgcatcggcaggtggactctcaaccactgcgccaccagggatgccccagagtgatttttaaaaaaatattttcattgttaagtgtaacaaatatatagaaaaatgcaCGTAGAAGTGTGTGGCTCTGAATTTTCACGAAACAAACACACTGGCCTAACCTACAGTCAGGGCAAGGAAACAAAACACTGCCAGGACCCCAGGAGCCCCCTCCTACCCGTTTCAGTCCCTACCTGACACCTCCTCCAAGGGTTACTACCATGGGACAGAATTTTAACTCTAAGTTCTAATGGTAAAAGTTAGAATGAGGATTAAGTCATCACTCTGGGCTTAAATGAAAAGGCATACAGAGATTACAGGTGACACAGTTGCCCTTTCTAGGACTTAGGCTGAGATCACTCAGGAAAGAGACCTATGACACCAAAGTAAGTGCAACTCAGGCCTCGTGACCCAGGAACTTAAGAAACGGAAAAAGCACAAAGCAACACAAGGAATGGTCAGATGCCTGAGTAGCTAAGAGACTAGGAAGCTGGGAGTTGATCTAGGGC containing:
- the TRIB1 gene encoding tribbles homolog 1 codes for the protein MRVGPVRSAMSGVSQPRAPALLLPVGRGAPAKRLLDADDAAAVAAKCPRLSECSSPPDYLSPPGSPCSPQPPPAAPGAGGGSGSAPGPSRIADYLLLPLAEREHVSRALCLHTGRELRCKVFPIKHYQDRIRPYIQLPSHRNITGIVEVILGETKAYVFFERDFGDMHSYVRSRKRLREEEAARLFKQIVSAVAHCHQSAIVLGDLKLRKFVFSTEERTQLRLESLEDTHIIKGEDDALSDKHGCPAYVSPEILNTTGTYSGKAADVWSLGVMLYTLLVGRYPFHDSDPSALFSKIRRGQFCIPDHISPKARCLIRSLLRREPSERLTAPEILLHPWFESVLEPGYVDSEIGTSDQIVPEYQEDSDISSFFC